One part of the Haliotis asinina isolate JCU_RB_2024 chromosome 2, JCU_Hal_asi_v2, whole genome shotgun sequence genome encodes these proteins:
- the LOC137274180 gene encoding A-kinase anchor protein 17A-like, whose protein sequence is MSNTTVCNDTSEAVELHEPMKLYLKPIAKLNVCVQLPQLKTPGKSISNWEVMEKVKHMIRPEIFITLKIVKSSLEFIRLEGEIENKGKIKLLIAKLDGKAIKLSGFPDSLKVRAAEAKISFPLRHDWDSYFRDAKNMNEMKNGERPDTIHFKELPTRWFAARKDSKKDKPSEQVLRRVFEVFGEVRCVDIPMLDPYRKEIIAATKPGSIQTFCYGQDLTFDAYVQYKEYISFVKAMDALRGMKLMNKDEEGKALTANIKVDFDKTKHLSDKAIRKRRLEREKLEELERIRLMKSKQEKEENERKEEEERQKKLHEELERERRKQERMELREERRKEREEQRRDRRLKRRRCEEEERMKLKIAVEERKLLLAKRKLESLHLLAELFNRIKEDKLREDLKRREEEVECEKQRQVEMERKRKLEEEMRKAEVKKRKQEELMCQEKELRDKILRNIKAKEEKKLEQERELLRKKLSGKHKLKSAVVLKK, encoded by the exons ATGTCAAACACGACAGTTTGTAATGACACTTCCGAGGCAGTGGAACTTCATGAACCGATGAAGCTTTATCTCAAGCCTATAGCTAAACTTAATGTCTGCGTTCAACTTCCACAGTTAAAGACACCTGGGAAGAGTATATCTAACTGGGAGGTTATGGAAAAGGTAAAACATATGATCAGACCAGAAATATTTATCACATTAAAAATTGTGAAAAGTTCTTTGGAGTTCATTCGGTTAGAGGGTGAAATCGAAAACAAAGGAAAAATAAAGTTGTTGATCGCAAAACTTGATGGAAAAGCCATTAAGCTAAGTGGATTTCCTGATAGCTTGAAAGTACGAGCTGCAGAAGCAAAGATTAGTTTTCCTCTAAGACATGATTGGGATTCATATTTCCGTGATGCAAAAAATATGAATGAGATGAAAAATGGGGAAAGACCGGACACCATCCACTTCAAAGAATTGCCAACAAGATGGTTTGCTGCAAGGAAGGATTCAAAGAAGGACAAGCCAAGTGAACAGGTGCTGAGGAGGGTGTTTGAAGTGTTTGGAGAGGTTCGATGTGTGGACATTCCTATGTTAGACCCATACAGGAAGGAAATTATTGCAGCCACAAAACCAGGGTCTATACAGACATTTTGTTATGGTCAAGATCTCACATTTGATGCCTATGTTCAATACAAGGAGTACATTAGTTTTGTCAAGGCTATGGATGCATTACGAGGCATGAAGCTTATGAACAAAGATGAAGAAGGCAAGGCACTCACTGCAAACATCAAA GTTGATTTTGACAAGACAAAGCATCTATCTGACAAGGCAATACGGAAGCGTCGTCTTGAACGTGAAAAATTAGAAGAACTAGAGAGGATCCGATTAATGAAAAGTAAACAGGAAAAAGAAGAAAACGAAAGAAAGGAAGAAGAAGAGAG ACAAAAGAAACTCCATGAAGAACTAGAAAGGGAAAGAAGAAAACAGGAGAGGATGGAGTtaagagaagaaagaagaaaggaaagagAAGAACAAAGGCGAGACAGGCGTTTGAAAAGAAGACGTTGTGAGGAAGAGGAACGCATGAAACTGAAGATTGCTGTAGAGGAACGCAAACTGCTGCTTGCTAAGAGGAAACTCGAGTCACTTCATTTGCTAGCAGAACTTTTCAACAGGATTAAG GAGGATAAACTTAGAGAGGATCTCAAGAGGAGGGAAGAAGAAGTTGAATGTGAGAAACAGAGGCAAGTAGAAATGGAACGTAAAAGGAAACTGGAGGAGGAAATGAGAAAAGCTGAAGTAAAGAAAAGAAAGCAAGAAGAACTGATGTGTCAAGAGAAGGAATTAAGGGACAAAATACTGAGAAATATTAAAGccaaagaagaaaagaaactaGAGCAGGAACGAGaacttttaagaaaaaaactGTCAGGAAAACACAAACTGAAGAGTGCTGTTGTCTTAAAAAAGTGA